A single Clostridium sp. AN503 DNA region contains:
- a CDS encoding GntR family transcriptional regulator: MMGVPDKKSDKVYNWVRAYIDQNKFSANLKIPSENVISMRLEVSRETVRHALERLAGEGLVTRVKGSGTYINKAAALSREPGRQTASLKIGLILQGQDLSANSWLIGGIKSALADTEADLQVFFTDNKYSSERNCLNVVAHQDFDGFIVDGVKASLMNPNLDCYRSIYQKKIPVIFYNNYYKELKYPKVINNDGKTARELIGRLIQAGHRHIAGIFVCDNYQSIEKFRGYVSTLRRYGVEFDDDYVRWCVSDEAHKPGFYKEVAKYLKGVPRCTAVVCCNYMILQAVLKALETTGKRVPEDYSLVCFDYSKDDWKEAGITCSINSGYEMGKKLGERLMWMIENKEYQDNNYSYVFDARIYDGRSIRRVEEE; the protein is encoded by the coding sequence ATGATGGGAGTTCCGGATAAGAAATCAGACAAAGTATATAACTGGGTCCGTGCCTATATCGACCAGAATAAGTTTTCGGCGAATCTAAAGATCCCGTCGGAAAATGTGATCAGTATGCGCCTGGAGGTGAGCCGCGAGACGGTGAGACATGCGCTGGAGCGGCTTGCCGGGGAGGGGCTGGTCACCAGGGTCAAAGGCAGCGGGACGTACATCAACAAGGCAGCCGCGCTGTCCCGTGAACCGGGGCGGCAGACTGCCTCTCTTAAGATCGGCCTGATCCTCCAGGGACAGGATTTGAGCGCCAACTCCTGGCTGATCGGTGGGATCAAGAGCGCCCTGGCGGATACGGAGGCGGACTTACAGGTGTTTTTTACGGACAACAAGTATTCCAGTGAGCGGAACTGCTTGAATGTGGTGGCCCACCAGGATTTTGACGGGTTTATCGTGGACGGGGTGAAAGCCAGCCTGATGAACCCGAACCTGGACTGTTACCGGAGCATTTACCAGAAAAAGATCCCGGTGATCTTCTATAACAATTATTATAAGGAGCTGAAATACCCCAAGGTCATTAACAATGACGGAAAGACCGCCAGAGAACTTATAGGGCGGCTGATCCAGGCGGGGCACCGGCACATCGCGGGGATCTTTGTCTGCGACAATTACCAGAGCATCGAGAAATTCCGCGGCTACGTCAGCACGCTGCGGAGGTACGGCGTGGAGTTTGACGATGACTATGTGCGGTGGTGCGTGTCGGATGAAGCCCACAAGCCGGGATTTTATAAGGAGGTTGCCAAATATCTAAAGGGCGTGCCGCGGTGCACAGCGGTGGTGTGCTGCAATTATATGATCCTGCAGGCGGTTTTAAAGGCCCTGGAGACCACAGGTAAACGGGTGCCGGAGGACTACTCCCTGGTGTGCTTTGACTATTCCAAGGATGACTGGAAGGAGGCGGGGATCACCTGCTCCATCAATTCCGGTTATGAGATGGGGAAGAAACTGGGGGAGCGGCTGATGTGGATGATCGAGAATAAGGAGTATCAGGATAATAACTATTCTTATGTGTTCGATGCAAGGATCTATGACGGGAGGTCTATACGGCGGGTGGAGGAGGAGTGA
- a CDS encoding TIGR00266 family protein — protein sequence MRYEIIGDTMPAVEVTFDTAGEGMYTQSGGMAWMTEGIEMSTNAKGGLMKGIGRMFAGESLFMATYRAQRAGATIAFASTVAGRIVPLDVGATGGMICQKGAFLCAEEGVNLNVTFTKKFSAGLFGGEGFILEDLTGRGLAFLEIDGDMVEKVLQPGEVLKVDTGNVVAFDRTVKYEVETVKGLGNIFFGGEGLFLTKLVGPGRVILQTQNIAEFAGRIARFIPTSGK from the coding sequence ATGAGATATGAGATTATCGGCGATACCATGCCGGCAGTGGAAGTGACGTTTGACACAGCTGGAGAGGGGATGTATACCCAGTCCGGCGGTATGGCCTGGATGACGGAGGGCATTGAGATGTCCACCAACGCCAAAGGCGGGCTGATGAAGGGAATTGGACGGATGTTTGCGGGCGAGTCCCTGTTTATGGCAACCTACCGGGCGCAGCGGGCAGGGGCGACGATCGCTTTTGCCTCCACGGTAGCGGGACGGATCGTGCCGCTGGACGTAGGCGCTACGGGCGGGATGATCTGCCAGAAGGGCGCGTTTCTCTGCGCGGAGGAAGGCGTGAATCTGAATGTGACGTTTACGAAGAAGTTTTCCGCCGGACTGTTCGGCGGCGAGGGATTTATCCTTGAGGATCTGACTGGACGGGGCCTGGCGTTTCTGGAGATCGACGGCGATATGGTGGAGAAGGTCCTGCAGCCGGGGGAAGTGCTCAAGGTGGATACGGGCAACGTGGTAGCTTTCGACCGCACAGTGAAGTATGAGGTGGAGACCGTAAAAGGTCTTGGCAATATTTTCTTTGGAGGCGAGGGGCTGTTTCTGACAAAACTGGTGGGACCGGGCAGAGTGATCCTCCAGACCCAGAATATCGCTGAGTTTGCAGGGCGGATCGCGCGGTTTATACCGACCAGCGGGAAATAG
- a CDS encoding phosphatidylglycerol lysyltransferase domain-containing protein, translating to MSLNFKPIQAEDIDQLTPFFCQRPNKTCDSVFLDSFLWRGYYHVQFAVSEGKAILWLMEENGVKHSAMPICREEDLPHFFQQIVDYFNQELNLPFRIYLADEEAVDHLHLKDSEDFVVTEQEDLKDYLYDGEAMRTLAGKKLHKKKNHLNSFLKEYEGRYEFRRLCCSDRGDVWKFLDKWRENKGDDVEDHLDYEVAGIHEILKNCSHLNVRMAGVYIDGQLEAFTIGSYNPFEDMAVIHIEKANPEIRGLYQFINQQFLLSEFPEVKLVNREDDLGQEGLRRAKMSYNPCGFARKYLVEQRNFNQISENSPTFAGGGMNHQKQD from the coding sequence ATGAGTTTAAATTTCAAGCCGATTCAGGCTGAGGATATCGACCAGTTGACGCCGTTTTTCTGTCAGAGGCCCAATAAGACCTGTGACAGTGTGTTTCTGGACAGTTTTTTGTGGCGGGGGTATTATCATGTACAGTTTGCCGTCAGCGAGGGGAAAGCGATCCTGTGGCTGATGGAGGAGAACGGGGTGAAGCACAGTGCCATGCCCATATGCAGGGAGGAGGATCTGCCGCATTTCTTTCAGCAGATCGTGGATTATTTCAACCAGGAGCTGAACCTGCCGTTCCGCATCTATCTGGCGGACGAGGAGGCGGTGGATCACCTGCATTTAAAGGATTCGGAGGATTTTGTTGTAACGGAGCAGGAGGATCTGAAGGACTACCTCTATGACGGGGAGGCCATGCGCACCCTGGCGGGCAAGAAGCTTCACAAGAAGAAAAACCATCTCAACAGTTTTTTGAAGGAGTATGAGGGGCGGTATGAGTTCCGCCGCTTGTGCTGCTCGGACCGGGGAGATGTGTGGAAGTTCCTGGATAAATGGAGGGAGAACAAGGGGGATGATGTGGAGGACCATCTGGACTATGAGGTGGCGGGTATCCATGAGATCCTGAAGAACTGTTCTCATTTAAATGTGCGGATGGCCGGGGTCTATATCGACGGGCAGCTGGAGGCGTTTACCATCGGCAGTTACAATCCTTTTGAGGATATGGCGGTCATCCATATCGAGAAGGCGAACCCGGAGATCCGGGGCCTTTATCAGTTTATCAACCAGCAGTTTTTGCTCAGCGAGTTCCCGGAGGTGAAGCTGGTGAACCGGGAGGACGATCTGGGGCAGGAAGGGCTGCGCCGGGCAAAGATGTCCTACAACCCATGCGGATTTGCGCGGAAATATCTGGTAGAGCAGAGGAATTTTAACCAAATAAGTGAGAATTCTCCCACCTTTGCAGGTGGCGGGATGAATCACCAAAAACAAGATTAA
- a CDS encoding GNAT family N-acetyltransferase, translated as MLKYLTAKEKNLSRDLWEEAFPEDSKSFDDYYYREKTRDNRILAAVEDGQIQAMVQMNPYLLQAGGRRWRVDYLVGVATRKEKRHQGYMRRLLERMMADLREEQMPFCYLMPAAEAIYRPFGFTYIFRQPEWELVNEDGLTRRPLLGVDERGGAAENHWADEGRGAVKDSRVDENRHAGMNSGAVRYESSVTPWRDTAGKRRYLEWLADWMNRWLERRYQVFAVRDDRYLLRLMEEIVSENGTFDVLYDQDAMIGVQATWGWTDKEQRLLYCEAPYVREAAEPKPAIMARIITPEQFVKAVHLKQQAKEDELTLRLYLEDPLLPENQGVWLWHLERESSWMERAGSEQEKSGAERSEADLRLTITELTSWLFGYNVPEAAKPFEDKIETLKHVFLDEVV; from the coding sequence ATGCTTAAATATCTTACTGCAAAAGAGAAGAACTTGAGCCGGGATCTGTGGGAGGAAGCCTTCCCTGAGGATTCCAAAAGCTTTGACGACTATTATTACCGGGAGAAAACGAGGGACAACCGGATCCTTGCTGCTGTGGAGGACGGGCAGATTCAGGCCATGGTGCAGATGAATCCGTACCTTTTACAGGCAGGCGGACGCCGGTGGCGGGTGGACTACCTGGTGGGTGTGGCAACCCGGAAGGAGAAGCGGCACCAGGGCTATATGCGCCGCCTGCTGGAGCGGATGATGGCGGATCTGCGGGAGGAACAGATGCCGTTTTGCTATCTGATGCCTGCGGCGGAGGCGATCTACCGTCCTTTTGGTTTCACGTATATTTTCCGACAGCCTGAGTGGGAGCTGGTAAATGAGGATGGGCTGACACGGCGGCCGCTGCTTGGGGTGGATGAGCGCGGGGGCGCGGCGGAGAACCATTGGGCGGATGAAGGAAGAGGCGCGGTGAAGGATAGTCGTGTGGACGAGAACCGTCATGCGGGCATGAACAGCGGTGCGGTGAGGTACGAATCGTCCGTCACGCCCTGGCGGGATACTGCCGGGAAACGGCGGTATCTGGAGTGGCTGGCAGACTGGATGAACCGGTGGCTGGAGCGGCGGTATCAGGTATTTGCAGTCCGCGACGACAGATATCTGCTCCGGCTGATGGAGGAGATCGTCAGCGAGAACGGTACGTTTGACGTGCTTTATGATCAGGATGCCATGATCGGCGTCCAGGCCACATGGGGGTGGACGGATAAAGAGCAGAGGCTTCTCTACTGCGAGGCCCCTTACGTTCGGGAGGCGGCAGAGCCGAAGCCAGCCATCATGGCGCGGATCATTACGCCGGAGCAGTTTGTGAAAGCGGTCCATTTGAAGCAGCAGGCAAAGGAAGATGAGCTGACCCTGCGGCTGTATCTGGAGGACCCGCTGCTGCCGGAGAACCAGGGGGTGTGGCTGTGGCATCTGGAGCGGGAGAGCTCCTGGATGGAGCGGGCCGGTTCGGAGCAGGAGAAATCTGGCGCGGAGCGGTCAGAGGCGGATCTGCGCCTGACCATTACAGAGCTGACTTCCTGGTTATTCGGATATAATGTACCGGAAGCGGCTAAACCCTTTGAAGATAAAATAGAGACTTTAAAACATGTATTTTTAGACGAAGTGGTCTGA
- a CDS encoding NAD-dependent protein deacylase: protein MDGVEQLKSWIGERGNIVFFGGAGVSTESGIPDFRSVDGLYNQQYDYPPETIISHSFYRRNPEEFYRFYKNRMLFPDAAPNAAHLALARLEQSGKLRAVITQNIDGLHQAAGSKNVLELHGSVHRNYCTRCGKFYSLKEIMEMDGVPHCECGGVIKPDVVLYEEGLDQGVLQMAVSAIRHADVLIIGGTSLTVYPAAGLIDYYQGNKLVLINKSVTPLDDRADLVISGKIGEVFAQIIPD, encoded by the coding sequence ATGGATGGAGTAGAGCAGTTAAAGTCATGGATCGGGGAAAGAGGTAATATTGTGTTTTTTGGCGGCGCGGGAGTGTCCACGGAGAGCGGCATCCCAGACTTTCGGAGTGTGGACGGACTATATAACCAGCAGTACGACTATCCGCCGGAGACGATCATCAGCCACAGCTTTTACCGCCGCAACCCGGAGGAGTTTTACCGGTTTTATAAAAACAGGATGCTGTTTCCGGATGCGGCGCCCAATGCCGCGCATCTGGCGCTGGCGAGGCTTGAGCAGAGCGGGAAGCTGCGGGCGGTGATCACCCAGAATATCGACGGCCTTCATCAGGCGGCAGGCAGCAAAAATGTGTTGGAGCTGCACGGCTCCGTACATAGGAATTACTGTACCCGGTGCGGGAAGTTCTACAGCCTTAAAGAGATCATGGAGATGGACGGTGTCCCCCACTGTGAGTGCGGCGGGGTCATCAAACCGGATGTGGTGCTCTACGAGGAGGGGCTGGATCAGGGAGTGCTCCAGATGGCTGTATCCGCGATCCGCCATGCGGACGTATTGATCATCGGCGGAACCTCTCTGACCGTGTATCCGGCAGCGGGGCTGATCGATTATTATCAGGGCAACAAGCTGGTACTGATCAATAAATCGGTGACGCCGCTGGATGACAGAGCGGATCTGGTGATCAGCGGGAAGATCGGCGAGGTATTTGCGCAGATCATACCGGATTAA
- the mgrA gene encoding L-glyceraldehyde 3-phosphate reductase: MFQANEGRYDNMQYRRCGQSGLLLPLVSLGLWQNFGQEKPLEEQRQIIFKAFDLGITHFDLANNYGHPARGLAETNFGKILHDDMRQYREQMVISTKAGYDFWPGPYGNWGSRKYLFSSLDASLKRLQLDYVDIFYHHRPDPETPLEESMGALSDMVRQGKALYVGISNYGAAEAKKAIDILRANGTPCLIHQPRYNMFERWVEDGLLDVLGREGVGCIAYSPLAQGALTDKYLKGIPEGSRASRSGTTVGGRYLSGERMEKIRRLNEMALERGQSLAQMALAWVLRRPEVTSVLIGASSAKQLEDNVAALGNLAFTEAELAAIDGILGEDEGLLA, translated from the coding sequence ATGTTTCAGGCAAATGAAGGACGATATGACAATATGCAGTACAGGCGGTGCGGGCAAAGCGGGCTCCTGCTTCCGCTGGTATCGCTGGGGCTGTGGCAGAATTTTGGGCAGGAAAAGCCGCTGGAGGAGCAGAGGCAGATTATCTTTAAGGCGTTTGACCTGGGGATCACCCATTTTGATCTGGCCAATAACTACGGGCATCCTGCCCGCGGGCTGGCGGAGACCAACTTTGGAAAGATCCTGCACGACGATATGAGACAGTACCGGGAGCAGATGGTCATCTCCACCAAGGCTGGTTATGATTTCTGGCCGGGGCCGTATGGCAACTGGGGTTCCCGCAAATACCTGTTCTCCAGCCTGGACGCCAGCTTAAAACGTCTGCAGCTGGATTACGTGGATATTTTCTACCATCACCGTCCGGACCCGGAGACGCCCCTGGAGGAGAGCATGGGAGCTCTCTCGGACATGGTGCGGCAGGGAAAGGCGCTGTACGTGGGAATCTCCAATTACGGCGCTGCGGAGGCAAAAAAAGCGATCGATATCCTGCGCGCCAATGGGACGCCCTGTCTGATCCACCAGCCGCGCTATAATATGTTTGAGCGTTGGGTGGAGGACGGGCTTTTGGATGTGCTGGGCAGAGAGGGCGTCGGCTGTATCGCTTACAGCCCGCTGGCTCAGGGGGCGCTGACGGATAAGTATCTAAAGGGCATCCCGGAAGGTTCCCGGGCGTCCCGGAGCGGCACCACCGTAGGCGGCCGTTATCTGTCTGGGGAGCGTATGGAAAAGATCCGGCGTTTAAATGAGATGGCCCTGGAGCGGGGGCAGAGCCTGGCACAGATGGCCCTGGCATGGGTGCTGCGCCGGCCCGAAGTGACCAGCGTGCTCATTGGCGCAAGCAGTGCGAAGCAGCTTGAGGACAATGTGGCGGCCCTGGGGAATCTTGCATTTACGGAAGCTGAGCTTGCTGCGATCGACGGGATACTGGGGGAAGATGAAGGATTGCTTGCTTAA